In Eriocheir sinensis breed Jianghai 21 chromosome 59, ASM2467909v1, whole genome shotgun sequence, the genomic stretch TAGCCAAGGCTATATGGGAACACAGCCTTCCAGCATGAAGTAGAGAGTTGTGATTCCTTTTCAATGAGCTTGTGCCCACACAAATAGAGACTGACAATGTCTCAGGTGATGCTGTGggcaatattgtaaattttttaAACCTCTTGAGTCAGGTTTGAAAAGTAATCACATGATTGGATTAGGCTACATGATTTGACTGGGTAAGTAGAGGCTAAGCTGGTTGGATCAGGTTACTTTATTAAGTAGGATGGAATTATGGTGAAAAATTGTGGATTGACCTCATAAAAGTAGTGCTTTGAAAAATCATTCTTCCCAGGGCTGCAAGGGCTGTCGGCAGCGGCAGCCACAGCGAGGACACACTCCCCTACAGGCAGGCAAAGGCAGCTGGTCCTGTGTGTGGCTCCCCCCCCGCTGGTGGTGGCGGTCCGGCACACCAGCTTCTTCAACAAGTGTAAGCTCATTTGTTTGCTTGTTACATATTCATTTGTTGTTCCTTAtaaatcattattttttatctgcCATTGGTTTGGTTTTAGTTATTGAATTTTTGCTGAAGTATAAAGCAATTGTTTACCTTATGTGGGTTGGTAGAAAGTTGATAGCAAAAGGATAAAGTGTCCCCGTTGCAAACTGATAGCCAGTATGGTCTATATTAGTCACTTGTTTGTTATTTTGCAAGTCAGTCAGAGAATTGAATAACTTAGTCACTCAAACACCACCATAGCAAGCCATCATCTCTCTCAGTCATTCATCCAtatgtcagtcagtcactttGCTCACCTCCAAACAagccttcacctttcctcctccacacaccttatcccaaccccccccccatcccccacagTGACGGCAGATCAGCTGTGGAAGGGGGTGACCAGCGTGAGCAATGCAGGCAAGAAGCAAGGTCGAGGGAAGGGGGTGGGCAAGCGCCTGGCAAAGAACCTCAACCGTGGCCAGGTCATTGGTGTGGGTGAGttttgtgtgtttacctagttgtatttacctgctATGGGTTTCAGGGGCCATGTCACAGCTTTTCAAAAAcaacattttaacaaagcatcAGACAAGGATAGTACTTTTGGGAGAGGATGTTTGGATGCTGCTTATGCCTGTATACATCATCCTCTCCGTAGGAATGGTAGAATTGCCCACAAGCGGACCATGACTGGTGTGGTGCCGTGAAAATTCCTTTGGGGCTGCATTTGTGAATGTTAGGGGAAATCCGCAAATGTGTAAATTTACGAACCATGAACCTGTGAATATGAGGGGGACAGGTGTAGTGTGCTTAAGGGAGGCGTATcagtaaaacaaataaatatataaaagtgaAAATCTATTGACAAAGGAAAACATTATCTACCAccgcctttctttttcttcttattacaaTACTAATAacttttcttattgttcttgttccctgtcctctctctctctctctctctctctctcttcctcctcttccccttacccaCCACAACACCTGTGCTGCACCCCCCCTACACACCCTCACCAGCCCTACACATCCCCAGGAAAGGAGAACATGGTGTGGCCGGGCCTGAACTCACCCATCCTGCGCGGCCGAGAGTTGGTCCAGCAGCAGCTCTTACcgagggacgaggagagggaggccaAGCTGATCAAGATGCGGGACTCCATGGGACGGTTCCGCTCCCTCCAGCTTGACCCCATGGAGCGAGGCTGGAGTGGGACCAGGATGCCGGGGCGCAGTATTGGTCCTCCTGATCCTATTGGGGAAGGTGAGGGGTGAAGGTGCTGGGAAGTGGGATATGGGggggttatttttttatttcagatATTTGTTCTACAGTAGACCCTccatgacctctcttttggacgctcattacttttgtctttgcgggaacagcgattagcgggcttttttttttttttatatatttttttttacacctttttctgctgcccttgagctgtttttttttttagctgtaaaggaaaaaaatagcatgATTTTTTTAAGAATATCCTTATaatgcgcccttgagctgtctcctttacacacacacacaaaaaaaaagtcccACCAGGTACAAATCAGTAAGTCTTATTGTAATAACTCCTCCAGTTTGTTTGCCTTTCTTTGGTACCTGTCTCAAGTTAAATAGAGAGTCTACTGTATTGGTATTTCAAGGGTAGAGGTGAACCTTGCTCTACAAACAGGTGACAGGTCAGTAAGTGTAATTCTGTGGTGGGAATCTATCTTAACATGGGTCAAGTAGAGTTTGATTCCAGGGCTTGGTTTGGTTTCTCCCTTCCACTCGTCTTAATCCTTATTGTGCCTCATCTGAATCattatttgtgtgttttattgctcattaacccgtctgctgcaatttgcacaaatttggctttcactggtagcctggttacacatgctcccaggtctttctctgcttctgtggtggatagtggagtgtttcccatgtggtattggtgtgatagatttcccctcccaaggtgcatgactttacatttttcttcattgaattgtagcagccactttttgttccattcctgtaacttggtgatgtcttcttgtatgaaatccacagtcaaggtgtTAACCTTCTATTTAAGTCTACAACTACAACTTGGTACAATAATAATCCCCGGCTGAATGTGGGAAGGGTTAGAGTCTATAGGCAACGTCAATGCTACAGTGTCAGTGTTGTCTCGTTGCTTTTCAGGGCCTGTCAGGGCTTGCACAAACCACATGGAAGGAGAGCTACTTGTGCTCTACTTTGTTTAATTATCTCTTAGCAGGTGTCAGTTTCTCATCCCTGTTTAATGTCAACAATAAGAGAATGTTGTGTTAGATGGTTCATGGTGAGTAGGGAAGtatgtctcaccaccaccaccgccactcaccACCATAGACAACTTCGAGGGCTTTGACACCAAGGTTCTGGAGCTGAAGGTGGTGACCTGCATGACGGCAATCTTTGGCCGGAAGCGACGCATGAGTGTCTTCGCAGTGACAGGCAACGGCAACGGACTGGCTGGCTTCGCGCTGAGCAAGGCCACCACTGCCCACGCCGCCCTCCGGAAGGTGAAGAACAGGGCCGGGCAGAAGCTCCTCTACATCCACCGCTATAATAACCACACAGGTTCGTGGGTGGcttgggttaggtcaggtgagCTGGGTTGGGTCAGGCTAATATTGAACAAGTAAGGTCAGAGGAAGGTTGGATTGGGTTGGACTAAtattggttaagttaggttagggaaggttaatATTGGTCAAGTTAGCTTAAAGAGGGCTAATGTTGAtcaagttaggttagggaggGCTATTGTTGAtcaagttaggttagggaggGCTATTGTTGAtcaagttaggttagggaggGCTATTGTTGAtcaagttaggttagggaggGCTATTGTTGAtcaagttaggttagggaggGCTATTGTTGATCAAGTTAGGTTAGTGAGGGCTCTTGAtcaagttaggttagggaggCTATTGCTGATCAGGTTAGGAGGGCTATTGTTGATCAAGTTAGCTTAAAGAGGCTAATGTTGAtcaagttaggttagggaggGCTATTGTTGAtcaagttaggttagggaggGCTAATGTTGATCAAGTTAGCTTAAAGAGGGCTAATGTTGAtcaagttaggttagggaggGCTATTGTTGAtcaagttaggttagggaggGCTAATGTTGATCAAGTTAGCTTAAAGAGGGCTAATGTTGAtcaagttaggttagggaggGCTATTGTTGATCAAGTTAGGGAGGGCTATTGTTGAtcaagttaggttagggaggGCTAATGTTGAtcaagttaggttagggaggGCTATTGTTGAtcaagttaggttagggaggGCTATTGTTGAtcaagttaggttagggaggGTTAATATTGGTCAAGTTAGGTAAGGGTGGGCTGGATAGGTTAGAGTGGGTTGAATCGGGCTAACATTTTTCAAGTTAGGTCAGGGAGGGTTGGGTCAGGGGAAGGTTGGACTGGGCTGGGTTAATGTTGGGGTAGATtagggtgggttaggttaggtgagctgggttgggttgggctaaTATTGGTCAGGGagggctgggttgggttgggctaaTATTGGTCAGGGAGGGCTGGGTCAGGGGTAGGTTAgggtgggttgggttgggctaATATTGGTCAGGGAGGGCTGGGTCAGGGGTAGGTTAGGGTGGATTGGGTTGGGTTAATATTGGTCAGGGAGGGGTAGGTCAGGGTGGGTTGGGttaggatgaaagggagggaaagaatagtggaggtatgggaaaggaagggagtttgaTGTAAAGCATATTTGGAAGGAAAATTAACCAATGTACATAATACAGACcaggaatataaacaaaaactATATTTAAAAAGAATATGCGGTAGGATTTTGATTTAATGCAAAGTGAGTTATTCTTATTAATTTAAAACAAGATCCAGGATAAGGAGCACTGTTGATTCTACATTTTttgcctatttatttattttatttatttattttttatttagtgtGATTGAAATTTGCTGAGTAATGCTGAGCTATGGCAACAGTGAGACAAGTCTAGGGAAAATACAGATTAATGCAATTTCATATGTACAACTATCAAATTATAACTATTAAATACAACTAtgaaatacaactaggtaaatacaactacaaAAATACGACAAGGGAATAGGTAAACACATCTAGGCAAA encodes the following:
- the LOC126985367 gene encoding 28S ribosomal protein S5, mitochondrial-like, coding for MAAPVRMARLSLAARRVCACQPRRGLQGLSAAAATARTHSPTGRQRQLVLCVAPPPLVVAVRHTSFFNKLTADQLWKGVTSVSNAGKKQGRGKGVGKRLAKNLNRGQVIGVGKENMVWPGLNSPILRGRELVQQQLLPRDEEREAKLIKMRDSMGRFRSLQLDPMERGWSGTRMPGRSIGPPDPIGEDNFEGFDTKVLELKVVTCMTAIFGRKRRMSVFAVTGNGNGLAGFALSKATTAHAALRKVKNRAGQKLLYIHRYNNHTVLHDFFSQYGKTKIYVQKMPEGYGLVCHRAIRTICQVVGITDLYAKVEGSCNVQNMTKAFFLGLINQKTHQQLANEKKLHLVEVREERHNFPQVVASPEDGEVRTRAEIPQEEEMDFTRHILDGRVRLVKKKYPPFYSKYYSYEIHMKSFAKRRNHEKIKLDMKVNEGEVRSFYTDKYPECRPGPPKREREEEAEM